In Chryseobacterium culicis, the following proteins share a genomic window:
- a CDS encoding lipoprotein signal peptidase, with the protein MKKILAITFLVLLIDQASKIYIKTHFNLDDSITVLPGFKLTFVENPGMAYGFHFGGIIGKYFLVILRIFLIGGMVYMFKKWLKEGASNYLLIPMAVIFAGAIGNLIDGMFYGMIFDSGTVYDQSIDRWIGYGGISKLAPFGHGYSTFMKGCVVDMLHFPLVDWYVPESWPLIGGKHIEFFKYIFNVADSAITVGAAFLLIFRKKAFPNGLEF; encoded by the coding sequence ATGAAAAAGATTTTAGCGATAACATTTTTGGTGTTATTAATTGACCAGGCTTCGAAAATTTATATCAAAACCCATTTTAATCTGGATGACAGCATTACTGTCCTGCCAGGTTTTAAGCTAACCTTTGTGGAAAACCCGGGAATGGCTTATGGATTTCACTTCGGAGGCATCATTGGGAAGTATTTTCTGGTGATCCTAAGAATCTTCCTGATTGGGGGAATGGTGTATATGTTTAAAAAATGGCTGAAAGAAGGAGCATCCAACTATCTTTTGATTCCCATGGCTGTTATCTTTGCTGGAGCCATCGGAAATCTTATTGACGGAATGTTCTATGGGATGATCTTCGACAGCGGAACAGTATATGACCAAAGTATTGACCGATGGATTGGATATGGAGGAATTTCTAAGCTTGCTCCTTTCGGACACGGATACTCTACTTTTATGAAAGGATGTGTGGTTGATATGCTCCACTTCCCACTGGTAGACTGGTATGTTCCTGAAAGCTGGCCTTTAATTGGTGGAAAACATATTGAGTTCTTCAAATATATTTTCAATGTGGCAGATTCTGCCATTACAGTAGGGGCAGCATTCTTACTCATATTCAG
- a CDS encoding DUF2683 family protein, which translates to MESIIVHPKNAMELSALKGVLKEMNIKFEKAHVKSSYNGQKVVKKASDNKNVKPASAKPSKPKGQ; encoded by the coding sequence ATGGAATCTATTATAGTACATCCAAAAAATGCAATGGAGCTTAGTGCACTGAAAGGTGTCCTTAAAGAAATGAACATTAAATTTGAAAAAGCTCATGTTAAAAGTTCATATAACGGACAGAAAGTGGTAAAGAAAGCAAGCGACAACAAAAATGTAAAGCCTGCTTCAGCAAAGCCTTCAAAACCTAAAGGACAGTAA
- a CDS encoding DUF6576 domain-containing protein, with translation MSELLILGFVIVIAVLFFNREWIKNRFFPEPQKNYTIDDQFNSDKREREKEIDRLLSKMGKNGVNDLSEKDRKRLDELSKM, from the coding sequence ATGAGCGAATTATTAATTTTGGGATTTGTTATCGTTATAGCAGTACTATTTTTCAATAGAGAATGGATCAAAAACAGATTCTTTCCTGAACCGCAGAAAAACTATACGATTGATGATCAATTCAATTCTGATAAACGTGAAAGGGAGAAAGAGATCGACAGACTTTTGAGTAAGATGGGCAAAAACGGAGTCAATGATCTGTCTGAAAAAGATAGAAAAAGACTTGATGAATTGTCCAAAATGTAA
- a CDS encoding TraR/DksA family transcriptional regulator, which translates to MSDERVRYSDADLQEFKAIIKEKIEKAEKDLQLIRESFINDQNNGTDDTSPTFKAFEEGAETLSKEQNSILAGRQEKFVRDLKNALIRIENKTYGVCRVTGKLIPKERLLAVPHATLSIEAKNMQK; encoded by the coding sequence ATGTCAGACGAAAGAGTTAGATACAGCGATGCTGATTTACAGGAATTTAAAGCGATCATTAAAGAAAAAATAGAAAAAGCAGAAAAAGATCTTCAGCTTATCAGAGAAAGTTTCATCAATGACCAGAATAACGGAACTGATGATACCTCTCCTACCTTCAAAGCTTTTGAAGAAGGAGCAGAAACGCTGAGCAAAGAGCAAAACTCTATTTTAGCAGGAAGACAGGAAAAATTCGTGCGTGACCTTAAAAATGCTTTGATCAGAATCGAAAATAAAACGTATGGTGTGTGTAGAGTAACAGGAAAACTGATTCCTAAGGAAAGACTTTTAGCCGTTCCTCATGCTACACTGAGCATCGAAGCGAAAAACATGCAAAAATAA
- the ileS gene encoding isoleucine--tRNA ligase has product MSQFKEYKNLNLIDVAENVAEFWKQNKTFNKSVEIRQGNPEFVFYEGPPSANGMPGIHHVMARALKDIFCRYQTQNGKQVFRKAGWDTHGLPVELGVEKELGITKEDIGKKISIEDYNKACREAVMRYTDVWNNLTEKIGYWVDLDDPYITYKSKYMETVWWLLKQLYNKDLLYKGYTIQPYSPKAGTGLSSHELNQPGTYRDVSDTTVVAQFKVKKDSSALFNDVDGDVHILAWTTTPWTLPSNTALTVGRDIEYVVVKTFNQYTFEPVTVVLSSVLLPKVFGKKYAEGTDEDFASYTPETKVIPFKVLKEFTGDKLVDTRYEQLVPWFTPNDNAENAFRVILGDFVTTEDGTGIVHTAPTFGADDARVAKMAQPEIPPMLVKDENDNLVPLVDLQGRFIKGENVPEIFSGTYIKNEYYDEGTAPEKSWDVELAILLKTENKAFKVEKYVHSYPHCWRTDKPVLYYPLDSWFVKMTAVKDRLVNLNKEINWKPKATGEGRFANWLENVNDWNLSRSRYWGIPLPIWRTDDLKEEKIIGSVEELYNEIEKSIAAGLMTENPFKGFIIGNMAESNYELVDLHKNVVDKVVLVSDSGKAMRRESDLIDVWFDSGSMPYAQLHYPFENKELIDNNKAFPADFIAEGVDQTRGWFYTLHAIGTAVFDSVAYKNVMSNGLVLDKNGQKMSKRLGNAVDPFETLSVYGPDATRWYMISNANPWENLKFDIEGIDEVRRKFFGTLYNTYSFFALYANVDGFNYSEKEVENRPEIDRWILSELNLLIKDVKAFYEDYEPTRVARAISNFVNDNLSNWYVRLCRRRFWKGEYSDDKISAYQTLYTCLEVVAKLSAPIAPFFMDQLYQDLNKVTGKENCESVHLTDFPVADESLIDQDLVEKTHLAQNITSMVFSLRKKENVKVRQPLQKVLVPVLDSKTEEQILAVADLIKQEVNVKELQLINAEEASHLIVKQIKPNFKALGPKLGKDMKVVGAEIANLTTEQIADLEKEGKIDVQGYEITLNDVEISTKDIPGWTVTSDGKTTVALDLTLTDELKSEGIAREFINRIQNLRKDKDFELTDKISISIEENSPFLDDIKKNEEYISSEVLSNKIEIVSSLSNFNEIEIDEVNFKINVEKN; this is encoded by the coding sequence ATGAGCCAATTTAAAGAATACAAAAACCTCAACCTTATTGACGTAGCAGAGAATGTAGCGGAATTTTGGAAACAAAATAAAACTTTCAATAAGAGTGTTGAGATTCGTCAGGGAAATCCTGAGTTTGTTTTTTATGAAGGTCCGCCTTCAGCAAACGGTATGCCTGGAATTCACCACGTAATGGCAAGAGCATTGAAAGATATTTTCTGCCGTTACCAGACTCAAAACGGAAAGCAGGTTTTCCGTAAAGCAGGCTGGGATACGCATGGTCTTCCTGTGGAACTGGGTGTAGAAAAAGAGTTAGGAATCACTAAAGAAGATATTGGCAAAAAAATCTCTATTGAAGACTATAACAAAGCTTGCCGTGAAGCAGTAATGCGTTATACAGACGTTTGGAACAACCTTACCGAAAAAATCGGATATTGGGTAGATCTTGATGATCCGTACATCACGTACAAGTCAAAATATATGGAAACCGTTTGGTGGTTATTGAAACAATTGTATAATAAAGACTTGTTGTACAAAGGTTACACCATCCAGCCTTACTCTCCAAAAGCAGGAACAGGACTTTCTTCTCATGAGCTGAATCAGCCCGGAACCTATCGTGATGTTTCAGATACAACGGTTGTGGCTCAGTTTAAAGTAAAGAAAGACTCTTCAGCATTGTTCAATGATGTTGACGGAGATGTACATATCCTTGCATGGACGACGACTCCATGGACGTTGCCATCCAATACCGCTCTTACTGTAGGAAGAGATATAGAATATGTTGTAGTTAAAACCTTCAATCAATATACATTTGAACCCGTAACAGTTGTTTTATCAAGTGTTCTTTTACCTAAGGTTTTCGGTAAAAAATATGCAGAAGGTACAGATGAAGATTTTGCCAGCTATACTCCGGAAACCAAAGTAATTCCTTTTAAGGTTTTAAAAGAGTTTACAGGAGATAAACTTGTTGACACGAGATATGAACAATTAGTTCCTTGGTTTACGCCCAACGATAATGCTGAAAATGCATTCAGAGTAATCTTAGGGGATTTCGTAACTACGGAGGATGGTACAGGTATCGTTCACACGGCACCTACTTTCGGTGCGGATGATGCGAGAGTTGCTAAAATGGCTCAGCCTGAGATTCCGCCAATGTTGGTAAAAGATGAAAATGACAACCTTGTTCCATTGGTAGATTTACAGGGTAGATTCATCAAAGGAGAAAATGTTCCAGAGATATTCTCCGGAACTTATATCAAAAACGAATATTACGATGAAGGAACTGCTCCTGAGAAATCATGGGATGTAGAACTTGCAATCCTGTTGAAAACAGAGAACAAGGCCTTCAAAGTAGAAAAATATGTCCACTCGTATCCACACTGCTGGAGAACAGATAAACCGGTATTGTATTATCCTTTGGATTCCTGGTTTGTGAAAATGACAGCTGTAAAAGACAGACTGGTTAATTTAAACAAAGAAATCAACTGGAAGCCGAAAGCTACCGGAGAAGGACGTTTTGCCAACTGGCTGGAAAATGTAAACGACTGGAACCTTTCCCGTTCTAGATATTGGGGAATTCCGTTGCCAATCTGGAGAACAGATGACTTGAAAGAAGAAAAGATCATCGGTTCTGTAGAAGAGCTATACAATGAAATCGAGAAATCCATTGCTGCAGGACTGATGACTGAAAACCCATTCAAAGGTTTCATCATCGGAAATATGGCTGAATCTAACTATGAGCTTGTGGATCTTCACAAAAACGTAGTAGACAAAGTAGTATTGGTTTCTGATTCAGGAAAAGCAATGAGACGTGAAAGTGACCTGATTGATGTTTGGTTCGATTCAGGCTCCATGCCTTATGCGCAGTTGCATTATCCTTTTGAAAACAAAGAATTAATAGATAACAATAAAGCATTCCCAGCTGATTTCATTGCAGAAGGGGTTGACCAGACCCGTGGATGGTTCTACACGCTTCACGCCATCGGAACTGCTGTGTTTGATTCGGTTGCTTATAAAAACGTAATGAGTAACGGTCTTGTTCTGGATAAGAACGGGCAGAAGATGTCAAAACGTTTAGGAAATGCTGTAGATCCGTTCGAAACACTTTCTGTATACGGACCGGATGCTACCCGTTGGTATATGATCTCCAATGCAAACCCATGGGAAAACCTGAAGTTTGATATTGAAGGAATTGACGAAGTAAGAAGAAAGTTCTTCGGAACACTTTACAATACCTATTCATTCTTTGCTTTATATGCGAATGTGGATGGCTTCAACTATTCAGAAAAAGAAGTGGAAAACCGTCCTGAAATTGACAGATGGATTCTTTCCGAACTCAACCTTCTGATCAAGGATGTAAAAGCATTCTATGAAGACTATGAGCCAACAAGAGTGGCAAGAGCAATCAGTAACTTTGTGAATGACAACCTGAGTAACTGGTATGTAAGATTATGCAGAAGACGTTTCTGGAAAGGAGAATATTCTGATGACAAGATCTCTGCTTACCAGACTTTATATACCTGTCTTGAAGTAGTTGCTAAACTATCTGCTCCTATTGCTCCGTTCTTTATGGATCAGCTATATCAGGATTTAAATAAAGTAACCGGAAAAGAAAACTGTGAATCTGTACACCTTACAGACTTCCCGGTAGCTGATGAAAGCTTAATCGATCAGGATCTGGTGGAGAAAACACATTTGGCTCAGAACATTACAAGTATGGTATTCTCTCTGAGAAAGAAAGAAAATGTAAAAGTTCGTCAGCCGTTACAAAAAGTATTGGTTCCTGTACTGGATTCTAAAACAGAAGAACAGATTCTTGCTGTGGCAGATCTTATCAAACAGGAAGTAAACGTGAAAGAATTACAGTTAATCAATGCTGAAGAAGCTTCTCACTTAATTGTAAAACAGATAAAGCCCAACTTCAAAGCACTTGGTCCTAAATTAGGAAAAGATATGAAGGTGGTAGGTGCCGAAATTGCCAATCTTACTACAGAACAGATTGCCGATCTTGAAAAAGAAGGAAAAATAGATGTTCAGGGATATGAAATCACTCTTAACGATGTGGAAATTTCTACAAAAGATATCCCGGGATGGACTGTTACTTCCGATGGTAAAACAACTGTGGCATTAGATTTGACGTTAACCGATGAATTAAAATCTGAAGGGATCGCAAGAGAGTTTATCAACAGAATTCAAAACCTGCGAAAAGATAAAGACTTTGAACTGACAGACAAGATTAGTATCTCCATTGAAGAAAACTCACCTTTCCTTGATGATATTAAGAAAAATGAAGAATATATTTCTTCTGAAGTCTTGTCAAATAAAATAGAAATTGTATCTTCACTTTCAAATTTTAACGAAATCGAAATAGATGAGGTTAATTTTAAGATAAATGTTGAAAAAAATTAA
- a CDS encoding M23 family metallopeptidase — translation MKIFYHLMLFVCFINTSIVQAQNNYLQNYFRNPLNIPMQLAANFGAIRTNHFHMGLDLRTNSLENLPVLAAAEGYVSRIKVERYGFGNAIYITHPNGYTTVYAHLNKYFNTLDEYVKEKQYKDEKWEQDITFQPGQFPVEKGQQIALSGNTGGSAGPHLHFEIRDTKTEECLNPLLFGFAIPDNIAPIISGVYWYDRRFSTYEPGANAIAVKKTGSGYSADVIRVNSPLISFGVKAVDKANKGFNLGIYQAELLMDGKLIYSFKIDKIHYDDTRYINGCIDYTKFIRDKMGIQHLADLPGMKLQNYSTPNLTGVINLQDEEVHNIEMVLKDTKGNTSRLTTKVQLNKTLEKVSSTGKTVTPNEGKTITTENTEISFSKNAVYDAVNFNAYEKAEADPNAASNNIVLYNSYIPVQDEYTLKIKPNRKLTNAEKDKAVMVLDYGSDKNVVKVKWNNDWAEGKFNRLGVVKLLIDNALPSVSSGWAEGALVNIGSLLLKGTTKTGDIVSFRAELDGKWLRFARIKDNFVYTFDEKCPKGSGSHTLKVTTSNTAGNTNIQTFTFQR, via the coding sequence ATGAAAATCTTTTATCACTTGATGCTTTTTGTTTGTTTTATCAACACAAGCATTGTACAGGCTCAAAATAATTATCTACAGAATTATTTCCGGAATCCACTCAATATTCCCATGCAGCTGGCGGCTAACTTCGGAGCAATCCGTACGAATCATTTTCATATGGGACTGGATCTGAGAACAAACAGCCTGGAAAATTTACCGGTTCTTGCAGCAGCAGAAGGTTATGTGAGTAGAATCAAAGTGGAGCGGTATGGATTTGGAAACGCCATATACATTACCCATCCCAATGGATATACTACGGTGTATGCTCACTTGAACAAATACTTCAATACGCTCGATGAATATGTAAAAGAAAAACAATATAAAGATGAAAAGTGGGAGCAGGACATAACGTTTCAACCTGGGCAGTTTCCTGTGGAGAAAGGACAGCAGATTGCCTTGAGTGGAAATACCGGAGGATCCGCAGGTCCGCATCTGCACTTTGAAATAAGAGATACCAAAACAGAAGAGTGTCTTAATCCGTTACTTTTTGGATTTGCTATCCCTGATAATATAGCCCCAATTATCAGTGGAGTGTATTGGTATGACCGACGTTTCAGTACCTATGAACCCGGAGCTAACGCAATTGCAGTGAAAAAAACTGGAAGTGGCTATAGTGCGGATGTAATCCGTGTAAACTCCCCCTTAATAAGTTTTGGAGTGAAAGCCGTAGACAAAGCCAACAAAGGATTTAATCTTGGAATTTATCAGGCTGAATTGCTAATGGATGGCAAGCTGATTTACAGTTTTAAAATTGATAAAATCCACTATGATGATACCCGTTATATCAACGGCTGTATAGATTATACTAAATTCATCAGAGATAAAATGGGAATTCAGCACCTGGCTGATTTACCCGGAATGAAACTTCAGAATTACAGCACTCCGAATTTGACAGGAGTTATCAATCTTCAGGATGAGGAAGTTCACAATATTGAAATGGTACTGAAAGATACAAAAGGAAATACAAGCCGGTTAACAACAAAAGTTCAGTTAAACAAAACCTTAGAAAAAGTGTCTTCCACAGGGAAAACGGTAACACCTAACGAAGGAAAAACTATTACCACTGAAAATACAGAGATTAGTTTCAGCAAAAATGCGGTCTATGATGCGGTCAATTTCAATGCCTATGAAAAGGCTGAGGCAGATCCTAATGCAGCTTCAAACAATATTGTTTTATACAATTCCTATATTCCGGTTCAGGATGAATATACTTTAAAAATAAAGCCAAATAGGAAATTAACCAATGCAGAAAAAGATAAAGCCGTTATGGTCCTTGATTATGGCAGTGATAAAAATGTTGTAAAGGTAAAATGGAATAATGATTGGGCAGAAGGGAAATTCAATAGATTAGGAGTTGTAAAATTACTGATAGATAATGCTTTGCCGTCTGTTTCATCCGGCTGGGCAGAAGGAGCATTGGTGAATATCGGCTCTTTATTGCTCAAAGGAACAACGAAAACAGGAGATATTGTTTCATTCCGTGCAGAACTGGATGGTAAATGGCTTCGTTTTGCCCGTATAAAAGATAATTTTGTTTACACATTTGACGAAAAGTGCCCCAAAGGATCAGGTTCCCATACTTTAAAAGTAACCACATCGAATACCGCCGGAAATACAAACATACAAACCTTTACCTTTCAGAGATAA
- a CDS encoding phenylacetate--CoA ligase family protein, giving the protein MEFHPSIEKADIQEIKLFQEEKLHELLAYLETNSPFYQKLFKENNIHIADIRTLEDLQKIPTTTKNDLQQYNHDFFCITPDKIVDYSTTSGTLGDPVTFGLSDSDLERLAYNEAISFACAGIQKGDVVQMITTIDKRFMAGLAYFLGLRKMGASVVRMGPGIPELQWDSIFRYKPKYLITVPSFLLKMIDYAEKHGLDYKNSSVYGAVCIGESIKNQDFTDNILSQKIKEKWDIKLFSTYASTEMSTAFTECELQIGGHHHPELIITEILDDNGNPVKEGESGELTITTLGVEAIPLLRFKTGDIVTAHYEPCQCGRNTMRLGPVIGRKQQMIKYKGTTLYPPAMNDILNDFNTILCYQIVIQANEIGLDEIIIKLSTEAEHEGFVNEVRDHFRAKLRVSPKIEIIDFDILSKTVFNPNSRKPITFIDLR; this is encoded by the coding sequence TTGGAATTTCATCCGTCAATTGAGAAAGCAGATATTCAGGAAATCAAACTATTTCAGGAAGAAAAACTTCATGAGCTTTTGGCTTATCTTGAAACGAATTCTCCTTTTTATCAGAAACTGTTCAAAGAAAATAATATCCATATTGCAGACATTCGTACGTTGGAAGATCTTCAGAAGATTCCTACCACTACAAAGAATGATCTTCAGCAGTATAACCATGATTTTTTCTGTATAACACCAGATAAAATTGTGGATTACAGTACTACTTCCGGAACATTGGGAGATCCGGTTACTTTCGGATTGTCAGATAGCGATCTTGAAAGACTTGCTTATAATGAGGCAATATCGTTTGCCTGTGCAGGGATTCAGAAAGGAGATGTTGTTCAGATGATTACCACTATAGACAAGCGGTTTATGGCGGGGCTTGCCTATTTTCTGGGCTTAAGAAAAATGGGTGCGAGTGTAGTAAGAATGGGACCCGGAATTCCTGAACTACAATGGGATTCTATTTTCAGATACAAACCTAAATATTTGATTACCGTTCCTTCTTTTCTGTTGAAAATGATTGACTATGCGGAAAAACACGGATTGGATTATAAAAATTCCAGTGTTTATGGTGCAGTATGTATCGGAGAAAGTATCAAAAATCAGGATTTTACAGATAATATTCTTTCACAGAAGATCAAAGAAAAGTGGGATATCAAACTCTTTTCCACCTATGCCTCTACTGAAATGAGTACTGCTTTTACGGAATGTGAACTCCAGATCGGAGGGCATCATCATCCGGAACTGATCATTACAGAAATTCTTGATGATAATGGTAATCCTGTGAAAGAAGGAGAAAGTGGTGAACTGACGATTACAACTTTAGGGGTAGAAGCTATTCCTCTGCTAAGATTTAAAACGGGAGATATTGTAACAGCTCACTACGAACCCTGTCAGTGTGGAAGAAATACGATGAGGCTAGGGCCAGTGATAGGCAGAAAACAGCAGATGATCAAGTATAAAGGAACCACACTGTATCCGCCTGCAATGAACGATATTTTGAATGATTTCAATACTATCCTGTGCTATCAGATTGTCATTCAGGCCAACGAAATCGGACTTGACGAAATTATCATCAAATTAAGTACTGAAGCGGAACACGAAGGCTTTGTGAATGAAGTAAGAGACCATTTCCGTGCAAAGCTGAGAGTAAGTCCGAAAATTGAAATTATAGATTTTGATATCCTCTCTAAAACAGTTTTTAATCCAAACAGCAGAAAACCCATTACTTTTATTGATTTAAGGTAA
- a CDS encoding NAD(P)/FAD-dependent oxidoreductase: protein MSKEFVDVLVIGAGPSGCVSSSYLKKNNVNVKVVEKTKFPRLVVGESLIPRVMDHFDEAGLFPALDKMGFEKKLGARFLRGEEVCIFDFSNKFGEGWDWTWQVPRADFDNTLAQEVINKGIDLEFETEVIDIKFDGTDSVTTVKNKDGETKEIHAKFVIDSSGYGRVLPRLLDLEKPSKLSPHSAIFSHVDDINREPGEEGTLISFDIIETEVWLWVIPFSNGNTSVGIVGPTEYIDQLSENGDPAEALKMAISLSDYYVKRFGEVDFLFEPKHLKDYSCSVKSIFGDGFALTGNASEFLDPVFSSGMAFATESGMLAAKLALRQLNGEKIDWQTEYSDYILYGVDVFTTYVKEWYTGNLQELFFHQPENPDVKKKICAVLAGYVWNKDNPFVKKHDTVIKNLANLIKLEKQEQQSQQ from the coding sequence ATGAGCAAAGAATTTGTTGACGTTCTTGTAATCGGAGCTGGACCTTCCGGATGCGTGTCTTCTTCGTACTTAAAGAAGAATAACGTCAACGTAAAAGTAGTCGAAAAGACAAAATTCCCCAGACTGGTAGTGGGTGAAAGCTTAATTCCAAGGGTAATGGACCACTTTGATGAGGCCGGACTTTTCCCTGCATTAGACAAAATGGGCTTTGAAAAAAAGTTGGGAGCCCGTTTTCTTCGTGGTGAAGAAGTCTGCATTTTTGATTTCAGCAACAAATTCGGGGAAGGCTGGGACTGGACCTGGCAGGTTCCGAGAGCTGATTTTGATAATACTCTTGCTCAGGAAGTTATTAATAAAGGAATTGATCTTGAATTTGAAACCGAAGTTATTGACATAAAATTTGACGGAACGGATTCTGTGACTACGGTAAAAAATAAGGATGGAGAAACGAAAGAAATCCATGCTAAGTTTGTTATTGATTCCAGCGGCTACGGAAGAGTACTCCCTCGTCTGCTAGACCTTGAAAAACCTTCAAAACTATCTCCTCACTCTGCCATTTTCTCTCATGTAGATGATATTAACAGAGAACCGGGAGAGGAAGGTACTTTAATTTCTTTTGACATTATTGAAACCGAAGTATGGCTTTGGGTCATTCCTTTTTCTAACGGAAACACCAGTGTGGGAATTGTAGGACCTACCGAATATATTGATCAATTATCTGAAAACGGAGATCCTGCTGAAGCTTTGAAAATGGCAATTTCTCTTTCTGATTATTATGTAAAACGTTTTGGAGAGGTAGATTTCCTTTTTGAACCCAAGCATCTTAAAGATTATTCCTGTTCGGTTAAAAGTATATTCGGAGACGGATTTGCTTTAACGGGGAATGCTTCAGAATTTCTTGACCCCGTTTTCTCTTCAGGAATGGCTTTTGCCACAGAATCCGGAATGCTGGCAGCAAAACTGGCTCTAAGACAATTAAACGGAGAAAAAATTGACTGGCAGACGGAATATTCAGATTATATTTTATACGGAGTGGATGTTTTCACCACCTATGTAAAAGAATGGTATACCGGAAATCTTCAGGAGCTCTTCTTCCACCAGCCGGAAAATCCGGATGTCAAGAAAAAGATCTGTGCTGTTTTAGCAGGTTATGTGTGGAATAAAGACAATCCTTTTGTGAAAAAGCACGATACAGTTATTAAAAATCTTGCGAACCTGATTAAATTAGAAAAACAGGAGCAGCAAAGTCAACAATAA
- the hutH gene encoding histidine ammonia-lyase translates to MKINNFLELKDFQKIIIENEKIELDESLLSRVDKSFQFLKEFSKNKVIYGVNTGFGPMAQFKISDEDTHQLQYNLIRSHSSGIGNPLPAEEVKACMLARLNTLSLGNSGVHQSVIYLLQELINRDITPLIFEHGGVGASGDLVQLAHLALVLIGEGEVFYKGERKSTKEIFEIEGLQPIQVEIREGLALMNGTSVMSGIGIVNAYKANQLTDISLRLSCAINEIVQAYDDHLSEALNGTKKHYGQQKVAERMRAHLADSKLIRKREDHLYTHFEEQEKVFKEKVQEYYSLRCVPQILGPVLDTLEYTEKVLENEINSANDNPIINVEDQHVYHGGNFHGDYISLEMDKLKIVVTKLTMLAERQLNYLLNAKINEILPPFVNLGKLGFNFGMQGVQFTATSTTAESQMLSNSMYVHSIPNNNDNQDIVSMGTNAAVICRKVIENSFEVLAIEAITIIQAVEYLGFQDKVSSSTKELYDEIRKIIPAFSDDMVMYPYLEEVKKYLKGM, encoded by the coding sequence ATGAAAATAAATAACTTTTTAGAACTGAAAGACTTTCAAAAAATTATCATTGAGAATGAAAAAATAGAACTGGATGAATCACTTTTATCGAGAGTGGATAAAAGTTTTCAGTTTTTAAAAGAATTTTCAAAAAATAAAGTAATATATGGTGTCAACACTGGTTTTGGGCCTATGGCTCAGTTTAAAATCAGCGATGAAGATACACACCAGCTTCAATATAACCTTATCAGAAGCCATTCTTCAGGAATTGGAAATCCTTTACCTGCCGAAGAAGTAAAAGCTTGTATGCTGGCAAGGTTGAATACCTTATCATTAGGAAATTCAGGAGTACACCAATCTGTTATTTATCTTCTTCAGGAGCTGATCAACAGAGATATTACCCCATTGATATTTGAACATGGAGGAGTAGGAGCAAGCGGAGACCTTGTTCAGCTGGCACACCTGGCGTTAGTATTAATTGGAGAAGGCGAAGTATTTTATAAAGGGGAAAGAAAATCCACAAAAGAGATTTTCGAAATTGAAGGATTACAACCCATTCAGGTAGAAATTCGTGAAGGCCTTGCTTTGATGAACGGAACTTCCGTGATGTCAGGAATTGGGATTGTAAATGCTTATAAAGCGAATCAGCTTACAGATATTTCCCTTCGACTTTCTTGTGCGATTAACGAAATTGTACAGGCTTATGACGATCATTTATCCGAAGCGCTGAACGGGACGAAAAAACACTACGGTCAGCAGAAAGTGGCAGAAAGAATGCGTGCTCATCTTGCGGATAGTAAGCTGATCAGAAAAAGAGAAGATCATCTTTACACTCATTTCGAAGAACAGGAAAAAGTATTCAAGGAAAAAGTTCAGGAATATTATTCTTTAAGATGTGTGCCTCAGATTTTAGGTCCGGTATTGGATACGTTGGAATATACAGAGAAAGTTCTTGAAAATGAGATCAATTCAGCCAATGATAATCCCATTATCAATGTTGAAGACCAGCATGTTTATCATGGAGGAAACTTCCACGGAGATTATATCTCTCTGGAAATGGACAAACTTAAAATTGTAGTTACCAAACTGACCATGCTTGCCGAAAGACAGTTAAATTACCTTCTGAATGCCAAAATCAATGAAATTTTGCCTCCTTTTGTAAATTTAGGTAAATTAGGTTTCAATTTCGGGATGCAGGGCGTACAGTTTACGGCAACTTCTACTACCGCAGAAAGTCAAATGTTGTCGAATTCAATGTATGTTCACAGTATTCCAAATAATAATGATAATCAGGATATCGTTAGTATGGGAACTAATGCTGCGGTGATCTGCAGAAAAGTAATTGAAAATTCTTTCGAGGTATTGGCCATTGAAGCCATTACGATTATTCAGGCTGTTGAATATCTTGGATTCCAGGATAAAGTTTCATCATCTACAAAAGAACTGTATGATGAAATCAGAAAAATAATTCCTGCTTTCTCAGATGATATGGTTATGTATCCGTATCTGGAGGAAGTAAAGAAGTATCTGAAAGGAATGTAA